In Leptospira ellinghausenii, the following proteins share a genomic window:
- a CDS encoding sodium:solute symporter family protein, with translation MGGDPLFGISTLQSLFLGFPFKPMFVALKPIDYAIILVFVGFMVVIGMLLKRSMNHSTDFLLAGRKIPSWITGIAFISANISALELLGMSASGAEYGFLTFHFYYLGAIPGMIFLGIFMMPFYYSTKIRSVPEYLRYRFNRPAHLVNSLITLLSLALGSGIYLYSLSLVFETLFGWNPHLSILFSALIVLIYTYFGGLSSSIYTEVMQFFLTVLGLFPLVIVGLTRLGGWDGLMQKIPESHKHMWVGLPGGQNELGWDVLSVTVGLGFVLSFSYWTCGFAEVQRAMAAKDYRAARRTPLIGAMFKLFLPFLTVIPGLIALAEYSTEMNGEYNKSFLILLKNFYPSGMLGLGTTALLAAFMAGMSSSVTAMNTIFTYDIYQTYISKDKDDKTYLKIGKQSTMVAVVFAIFTSYIAMQFENIMNYIQLLFSFFNAPLISIFLLGMFWKKASKWSAFYGMLVGTASGLFHYFLYVNNMLSYKSDMVSNFYGAIYSGVFCFLVMVVVSIIENEDETRDLHGLVYANRDKTNAFWDPRILAWGVILLVLLAGFNVVFA, from the coding sequence ATGGGGGGAGACCCCCTCTTTGGGATTTCCACTTTACAAAGTCTTTTTCTCGGATTCCCTTTCAAACCTATGTTTGTTGCCTTAAAGCCCATTGATTACGCGATCATCCTTGTATTTGTAGGTTTTATGGTGGTGATTGGGATGCTTTTGAAACGATCCATGAACCATTCTACGGATTTTTTACTGGCAGGGCGGAAAATCCCCAGCTGGATTACCGGGATTGCGTTCATTTCTGCCAATATTTCCGCCTTAGAATTGTTAGGAATGAGTGCGAGTGGGGCAGAATACGGGTTTTTGACCTTTCATTTTTATTACTTGGGTGCCATTCCAGGGATGATTTTTCTTGGGATCTTTATGATGCCGTTTTATTATTCTACAAAGATACGAAGTGTTCCCGAATACTTGCGATACCGTTTTAATAGACCAGCCCATCTCGTAAATTCACTCATCACATTGTTATCTCTTGCTTTGGGCTCTGGGATTTATCTGTATTCCTTATCCCTTGTGTTTGAAACCTTATTTGGTTGGAACCCGCACCTATCCATTTTATTTAGTGCCCTCATCGTTCTCATTTATACATACTTCGGTGGACTTAGTTCCTCCATTTATACAGAAGTGATGCAGTTTTTTCTAACTGTGCTCGGACTGTTTCCATTGGTCATTGTCGGCTTAACGAGATTAGGTGGTTGGGATGGTCTCATGCAAAAAATCCCAGAGTCACACAAACATATGTGGGTAGGTTTACCTGGTGGACAAAATGAACTTGGTTGGGATGTTTTAAGTGTGACTGTGGGACTTGGATTTGTTTTGTCTTTTTCCTATTGGACTTGTGGGTTTGCAGAAGTGCAAAGGGCAATGGCCGCAAAAGATTATAGAGCCGCAAGGAGAACACCACTCATCGGTGCAATGTTTAAATTATTTTTACCATTTCTCACTGTCATTCCAGGACTCATTGCACTTGCGGAATACTCCACAGAAATGAATGGAGAGTATAATAAAAGTTTTCTCATTTTATTAAAGAACTTTTATCCATCAGGTATGCTCGGTCTTGGCACAACGGCACTACTCGCTGCCTTTATGGCGGGGATGTCTAGTTCTGTAACAGCGATGAATACAATTTTTACATATGATATTTACCAAACCTACATTAGCAAAGATAAGGATGACAAAACATATTTAAAAATAGGAAAACAAAGTACGATGGTTGCGGTTGTGTTTGCCATATTCACTTCTTACATTGCGATGCAATTTGAAAACATCATGAACTACATTCAGTTGTTGTTTTCCTTTTTTAATGCTCCACTGATTTCGATTTTTTTACTGGGAATGTTTTGGAAAAAAGCATCCAAGTGGAGTGCTTTTTATGGGATGTTAGTGGGGACGGCAAGTGGGCTATTCCATTACTTTTTGTATGTTAACAATATGTTATCTTACAAATCGGATATGGTATCCAATTTTTATGGTGCAATCTATTCGGGTGTGTTTTGTTTTCTAGTGATGGTTGTTGTCAGTATCATCGAAAATGAGGATGAAACCAGAGACTTACATGGGTTAGTGTATGCAAACAGAGACAAAACCAATGCCTTCTGGGATCCGCGGATTTTGGCTTGGGGTGTGATCTTACTTGTCTTACTTGCAGGGTTTAATGTCGTTTTTGCATAA
- a CDS encoding M23 family metallopeptidase, with protein sequence MFLLPANKSSWYPSKTIRLSRLYEHTICFLTLLILGTGCASKGYSYQGNPLFGWMEASGEVRTTDPFPILKRYPTFHAIDFEFPVGGKYADGYYLAQKFGVENAKFGGRKHLGEDWNALTGGDSDYAAPVYAFGNGVVSEIADYGGGWGKVIRIVHQQNLPNGKFYYLETVYAHLHTIDVEPGQLVKKTEWIGTIGDAGGSYPAHLHFELRSKIGAPLGGGYGLNTDGFLPPTRWLMQYGPNEKSFSEETFQWMGEKNGTL encoded by the coding sequence TCCAAGTAAAACAATCCGTTTGTCACGTTTGTATGAACACACAATCTGTTTCCTAACACTTCTCATCCTAGGAACAGGTTGTGCCTCCAAAGGGTATTCCTACCAAGGGAATCCACTTTTTGGTTGGATGGAAGCATCTGGGGAAGTACGAACCACTGACCCGTTTCCGATCCTCAAACGGTACCCAACCTTTCATGCCATCGACTTTGAATTTCCTGTAGGGGGAAAGTATGCGGATGGGTATTACCTAGCGCAAAAGTTTGGGGTCGAAAATGCAAAGTTTGGTGGCCGAAAACACTTAGGTGAAGATTGGAATGCACTCACTGGTGGTGACTCTGATTATGCAGCCCCAGTGTATGCTTTTGGTAATGGGGTGGTTTCCGAAATTGCCGATTATGGTGGTGGTTGGGGAAAAGTGATTCGGATTGTACACCAACAGAATTTGCCAAATGGAAAATTCTATTATTTAGAAACGGTTTATGCCCATCTCCACACAATCGATGTAGAACCAGGCCAACTTGTGAAAAAAACCGAATGGATTGGAACCATTGGTGATGCGGGGGGAAGTTATCCCGCCCACCTCCACTTTGAGTTACGATCCAAAATTGGTGCCCCGTTAGGTGGGGGTTATGGTCTCAATACAGATGGATTTTTACCACCAACTCGGTGGCTTATGCAATACGGTCCCAATGAAAAGTCATTTAGCGAAGAGACCTTCCAATGGATGGGAGAAAAAAACGGAACCCTTTGA
- a CDS encoding helix-turn-helix transcriptional regulator has translation MNPSTARAASKLNLIRLLASHPEGLSLEEIQGVTGHKSISSLKKDLGELYMIEMYPYSPSDAVDLDFDGDKVKIRLPIAVDSALPLSPKEWANLRSLLVSEKGQENPSTKQSILQKIDSVLPSGEWSPHQKTKEMIQDAIRSKKTLTIVYWKRNTKEKETRTLAPWLLLEENESYLLAYDVNKEGFRSFRLDYILDVTLTNLDFPKIPETAGEFLVGFQQKFQKESSSETNVTLWVTDSASYHLGLKLPIKETGKTKQIRNTMYRQFQTPMRDENWLIQTILGYGPSVLVAEPKEIQDSIKLHLQSISLSKQNDSISH, from the coding sequence ATGAACCCTTCTACAGCTCGGGCCGCTTCTAAATTAAATCTAATCCGCCTTCTGGCTTCCCACCCAGAAGGATTGTCTTTAGAAGAAATCCAAGGAGTGACGGGACACAAATCCATCTCCTCTCTCAAAAAAGATTTGGGAGAGTTGTATATGATTGAGATGTATCCGTATTCGCCATCAGATGCCGTAGATTTAGACTTTGATGGTGATAAGGTTAAAATTAGACTCCCCATCGCAGTTGACTCTGCCCTTCCCCTTTCTCCTAAAGAATGGGCAAACCTTCGTTCTCTACTTGTTTCCGAGAAAGGCCAAGAAAATCCTTCAACCAAACAATCCATCTTACAAAAAATAGATTCTGTTTTACCATCGGGAGAATGGTCTCCTCATCAAAAAACAAAAGAAATGATCCAAGATGCCATTCGTTCCAAAAAAACACTAACAATTGTTTATTGGAAACGAAATACAAAAGAAAAGGAAACAAGAACTCTTGCTCCTTGGTTATTACTGGAAGAAAATGAATCTTACTTACTAGCGTATGATGTGAATAAGGAAGGATTTCGTTCCTTCCGATTGGATTACATTTTGGATGTAACTCTCACCAATTTAGATTTTCCCAAAATACCAGAAACAGCTGGTGAGTTTTTAGTTGGTTTCCAACAAAAGTTTCAAAAAGAATCAAGTTCCGAAACAAATGTAACGCTTTGGGTAACAGACTCTGCTTCCTATCATTTGGGACTCAAACTCCCAATCAAAGAAACAGGGAAGACAAAACAAATTAGAAACACAATGTATCGACAGTTCCAAACTCCGATGCGAGATGAAAATTGGCTCATCCAAACCATCCTGGGTTATGGTCCTTCTGTTTTAGTAGCGGAACCAAAAGAAATCCAAGACTCCATCAAACTCCATTTACAATCCATTTCTCTTTCGAAACAAAACGACTCCATCTCACACTAG
- a CDS encoding ACP S-malonyltransferase, producing the protein MTSAKLLTGTLQNSQKFFLQFGGQGSPYLKELVKLYAEPELKEFFETSFKTLGEIAARDGKNPLLNEGLDFKSWIENPDAAPNEDYLARAPISVPGIFMTQIANYVLVSKRGYPTAELMKATGAASGHSQGVIASALVGLGKEGADFLKAYSDFLKFVFYLGFNGQKVYPNFQVSEDIVKENETNGDKNPAPMVAVIGYTKDELEDRVKKTNESLGLKGQDTVFISLYNTPDSMILSALPSSLLAFRKQWKAEMDEKKFKFVYLKTTAPFHCPFMESSLDKFNADDASVVPFPYTGADLKVPVYSIYDGHNLQKDGNLRDILFKMVLIEPLYWDLAIAPIFNDSAITTIIDFGPSVVSQRLTGGHLKAKNIEKQSLCASNAKELKVILEV; encoded by the coding sequence ATGACTTCGGCAAAACTCCTTACCGGTACCCTCCAAAATTCGCAAAAATTTTTCCTTCAATTCGGAGGACAGGGTTCCCCTTACCTCAAAGAACTCGTAAAATTGTATGCAGAACCAGAATTAAAAGAATTTTTCGAAACTAGTTTCAAAACACTTGGTGAAATCGCAGCGCGTGATGGAAAAAACCCTCTCCTAAACGAAGGACTTGATTTTAAATCATGGATTGAAAATCCAGATGCAGCACCAAACGAAGATTATTTGGCACGTGCACCTATTTCTGTTCCTGGGATTTTTATGACCCAAATTGCAAACTATGTTTTAGTTTCCAAACGTGGTTACCCAACTGCTGAACTTATGAAAGCAACTGGTGCTGCCAGTGGTCATAGCCAAGGAGTCATCGCATCTGCACTTGTGGGTCTTGGAAAAGAAGGAGCAGATTTCTTAAAAGCTTACTCAGACTTTTTAAAATTTGTTTTTTATCTTGGATTCAATGGACAAAAAGTATATCCTAACTTCCAAGTTTCCGAAGACATCGTCAAAGAAAACGAGACAAACGGTGACAAAAATCCAGCACCAATGGTGGCTGTGATTGGTTATACAAAAGATGAACTCGAAGACCGAGTGAAAAAAACAAACGAATCTCTTGGACTCAAAGGCCAAGATACAGTATTTATCTCTCTTTACAACACGCCTGATTCGATGATTCTTTCGGCACTTCCATCTTCTCTTCTCGCCTTCCGTAAACAATGGAAAGCTGAAATGGACGAAAAGAAATTTAAGTTTGTCTACTTAAAAACAACTGCACCTTTCCACTGCCCATTTATGGAATCTTCACTAGATAAATTCAATGCAGACGATGCATCTGTGGTTCCTTTCCCATACACTGGTGCTGACTTAAAAGTTCCTGTTTACAGCATCTACGATGGTCATAATTTACAAAAAGATGGAAATCTTCGTGATATCCTATTCAAAATGGTACTCATTGAACCACTTTATTGGGATTTGGCGATCGCTCCTATTTTTAACGACAGTGCAATTACTACCATCATTGACTTTGGACCAAGTGTTGTGAGCCAAAGACTTACAGGTGGACACCTCAAAGCAAAAAACATCGAAAAACAATCTTTATGTGCTTCTAACGCAAAAGAATTAAAGGTGATTCTCGAAGTTTAA